The Myxococcus guangdongensis genome contains a region encoding:
- a CDS encoding zinc-dependent alcohol dehydrogenase family protein, which yields MKATLLHGARDVRFEEVAPPRITEPTDAILRLSATCVCGSDLWPYRGIQAIERPTPMGHEYCGIVEEVGGAVKSIKPGQFVIGSFFASDNTCPICREGYPSSCQHRKSVSGAQAPLLRVPLADGTLVATPEVPPADLIPSMLAVSDVFGTGWFAADAANVKPGSTVVVVGDGAVGLLAVLSAKQKGAERIIAMSRHPTRQALAREFGATDIVTERGDAGIAHIKELTKGLGASSVLECVGTQESMTQAIGATRPGGFVSYVGVPHGVQLDGAKLFFTHVHLHGGPAPVRRFLPELIALVWNRKVNPGKVFDLTLPLDQVAEGYRAMDERRAIKALLRP from the coding sequence ATGAAAGCCACCCTCCTCCACGGCGCCCGGGACGTGCGCTTCGAAGAAGTCGCGCCGCCGAGAATCACCGAGCCCACGGATGCCATCCTCCGACTCTCCGCCACGTGCGTCTGTGGTTCCGACCTCTGGCCGTATCGCGGCATCCAGGCCATCGAGCGGCCGACGCCGATGGGCCACGAGTATTGCGGCATCGTCGAGGAGGTCGGCGGCGCGGTGAAGAGCATCAAGCCCGGCCAGTTCGTCATCGGCTCGTTCTTCGCGTCGGACAACACCTGCCCCATCTGCCGGGAGGGCTACCCCTCGTCGTGTCAGCACCGGAAGTCGGTCTCCGGAGCGCAGGCGCCCCTGCTGCGCGTCCCCCTCGCGGATGGGACGCTGGTGGCGACGCCCGAGGTGCCACCGGCGGATTTGATTCCGAGCATGCTGGCCGTCTCCGACGTCTTCGGGACGGGGTGGTTCGCCGCCGACGCCGCGAACGTGAAGCCCGGCTCCACCGTGGTGGTCGTCGGCGATGGCGCCGTCGGCCTGCTCGCCGTCCTCTCCGCGAAGCAGAAGGGCGCCGAGCGCATCATCGCCATGAGCCGTCACCCGACCCGACAGGCGCTCGCCCGTGAGTTCGGCGCCACAGACATCGTGACAGAGCGAGGTGACGCGGGCATCGCGCACATCAAGGAGCTGACGAAGGGGCTCGGCGCGAGCTCCGTGCTCGAGTGCGTGGGCACGCAGGAGTCGATGACGCAGGCCATCGGCGCGACGCGGCCCGGGGGCTTCGTCAGCTATGTCGGAGTGCCGCACGGCGTACAGCTCGATGGCGCGAAGTTGTTCTTCACGCACGTCCACCTGCACGGAGGCCCCGCGCCGGTGCGCCGCTTCCTTCCCGAGCTGATTGCGCTCGTGTGGAACCGGAAGGTGAACCCCGGGAAGGTCTTCGACCTCACGCTGCCACTCGACCAGGTCGCCGAGGGGTACCGCGCGATGGATGAGCGCCGCGCCATCAAAGCGCTCCTGCGGCCGTGA
- a CDS encoding (R)-mandelonitrile lyase, whose translation MELKKNGTQPSQRAPAEHFTGTVRIDPLFQASPPGRAAGAYVTFEPCARTDWHSHPLGQSLVVTAGWGLHQRWGGPIEELRPGDVVTVGPNEKHWHGASPTTAMTHIAIQEALDGKPVEWMEKVTDEQYGASRASTSKGD comes from the coding sequence ATGGAGCTCAAGAAGAACGGAACCCAGCCATCTCAGCGAGCGCCCGCGGAGCACTTCACGGGCACCGTGCGCATCGACCCGCTCTTCCAGGCGAGCCCACCCGGGCGCGCGGCCGGCGCGTATGTGACGTTCGAGCCCTGCGCGCGCACGGACTGGCACTCGCATCCGCTCGGGCAGTCGCTCGTCGTCACCGCGGGCTGGGGGCTCCACCAACGCTGGGGGGGGCCCATCGAGGAGCTGCGGCCCGGGGATGTCGTGACGGTGGGCCCGAACGAGAAGCACTGGCATGGCGCTTCGCCGACGACGGCGATGACCCACATCGCCATTCAAGAGGCGCTCGACGGCAAACCCGTGGAGTGGATGGAGAAGGTCACGGACGAGCAGTACGGCGCTTCGCGCGCCTCTACCTCGAAGGGAGATTGA
- a CDS encoding cupin domain-containing protein, with translation MSQGATRREVLLQALTGYALVRTLLWQDALAGPVRQEVQAWLSKTHELCAELREKKLTPREWQQQLEALYTRVPLPELLAAIDVERLKPGLELPDDRAGAVLAPLPRVEGLPRVFGSKLFGLAQGRAVVPHGHQNMVSMHVVLAGEFHLRHFERVESQPRHLVLRPSIDRVSGPGDLSSISDQHDNVHWLVATKGPAYTFDLILDRLDPALGFAWKLDYVDVARAEPLAGGLLRARRIEFDEAVRRYGKT, from the coding sequence ATGTCGCAAGGCGCCACACGGCGAGAGGTCCTGCTCCAAGCGCTGACCGGCTACGCCCTGGTACGCACCCTCCTGTGGCAGGACGCGCTGGCCGGGCCGGTGCGCCAGGAGGTCCAGGCCTGGCTCTCCAAGACGCATGAGCTCTGCGCGGAGCTGCGGGAGAAGAAGCTCACCCCGCGCGAGTGGCAGCAGCAGTTGGAGGCGCTCTACACCCGGGTTCCCCTCCCGGAGCTGCTCGCGGCCATCGACGTGGAGCGGCTGAAGCCGGGCCTCGAGTTGCCGGATGACCGCGCGGGTGCGGTCTTGGCGCCACTGCCCCGAGTCGAGGGGCTGCCCCGCGTGTTCGGCTCGAAGCTCTTCGGGCTCGCCCAGGGCCGGGCCGTCGTGCCGCACGGACATCAGAACATGGTGTCCATGCACGTGGTGCTCGCGGGTGAGTTCCACCTGCGCCACTTCGAGCGCGTGGAGAGCCAGCCGCGACACCTGGTGCTGCGCCCGAGCATCGACCGCGTGTCCGGCCCCGGGGACCTGTCGAGCATCTCCGACCAGCACGACAACGTGCACTGGCTGGTGGCCACGAAGGGGCCCGCCTATACGTTCGACCTCATCCTCGACCGGCTCGACCCGGCGCTCGGCTTCGCGTGGAAGCTGGACTACGTGGACGTCGCGCGCGCGGAGCCCCTGGCGGGAGGGCTGCTGCGCGCGCGTCGCATCGAGTTCGACGAGGCCGTGCGTCGCTACGGGAAGACGTGA
- a CDS encoding sensor histidine kinase, with protein sequence MHVRPPRNRSFWAPLAGRYGVAILSWAAACFVLFAGRPYAPTAPFLFFLGAVMVAGWWGGWGPALLTMVLSLGVVDLFYLEPLLDLMPGAGGAISIAAFVVLALLTTKLSVLLRSAREERSRLLVRELDARHEAEAERARLHSLFTDAPGCIILLQGPRHVFSFSNVMNDTMMGKTGLVGMEVRQALPWAEERGFVALLDEVYRTGIPYRGDAVSFPRTLPDGTVRETFLNLVYQPTRGEDGQVNGIAGFGFDVTEQVLARQKAETLTREIQAAKARDLLMAESGAVLASSLDVETVLRNMAKLVVPTFADWCFVDLVEEGDYRRLEVAHQRPAEDDLARVLLRHGLYPEGHPEHAPTLPLLKGEPLHVESLTPGQAAEFAHDAEHLRVIREVGAVSVIGVPLMARGEPLGVFSFIYAHSGRHYTSDDLVFAKELARRVSLSLENVRLYREAQEAVRLRDEFMSIASHELKTPLTPLKLKLQALSRELNRHPGPIPREVVTKYLEVGDLQIKKLTELVDELLDVSRIASGRLSLDLQRLELAPIVREVVTQYELQARRAGSTLELDVGTVPFEGDWDRLRLEQVVMNLVDNAVKYGRGNPIQVQLVPVDGGVHLVVRDGGIGIAPESLPRLFGRFERAVSERNYGGLGLGLYITRMLVEAMGGRVHVESTLGVGSTFTVELLCHPLERDAGATAALMEGAAANP encoded by the coding sequence ATGCACGTCCGTCCTCCCCGAAATCGTTCCTTCTGGGCTCCACTCGCGGGTCGTTACGGTGTCGCGATTCTCTCCTGGGCGGCCGCATGCTTCGTGCTGTTCGCGGGTCGCCCCTATGCCCCCACCGCCCCGTTCCTGTTCTTCCTGGGCGCCGTGATGGTGGCCGGGTGGTGGGGCGGTTGGGGCCCCGCCCTGTTGACCATGGTCCTGTCCCTGGGCGTGGTCGACCTCTTCTACCTGGAGCCCTTGCTCGACCTGATGCCAGGCGCGGGAGGGGCCATCTCGATTGCCGCCTTCGTGGTGCTCGCGCTGCTGACGACGAAGCTGAGCGTCCTGCTCCGCTCGGCCCGGGAGGAGCGCTCGCGGCTGTTGGTCCGTGAGCTGGACGCGCGGCACGAGGCGGAGGCGGAGCGGGCGCGGCTGCACTCGCTCTTCACCGATGCGCCCGGGTGCATCATCCTCCTGCAGGGCCCACGGCACGTGTTCTCGTTCTCCAACGTGATGAACGACACGATGATGGGGAAAACGGGCCTGGTGGGGATGGAGGTGCGGCAGGCCCTGCCCTGGGCGGAGGAGCGGGGCTTCGTCGCCTTGCTGGACGAGGTCTATCGCACGGGGATTCCCTACAGGGGCGACGCCGTGTCGTTCCCTCGCACGCTGCCGGATGGGACGGTCCGGGAGACGTTCCTGAACCTCGTGTATCAGCCCACGCGGGGCGAGGACGGTCAGGTCAACGGCATCGCCGGCTTCGGGTTCGACGTGACCGAGCAGGTCCTGGCCCGGCAGAAGGCCGAGACGCTGACGCGGGAGATTCAAGCGGCCAAGGCCCGGGACCTGCTCATGGCGGAGTCGGGCGCGGTCCTGGCGTCGTCGCTGGACGTCGAGACGGTGCTCCGGAACATGGCGAAGCTGGTGGTGCCCACCTTCGCGGATTGGTGCTTCGTCGACCTGGTGGAGGAGGGGGACTATCGCCGGTTGGAGGTCGCGCACCAGCGGCCCGCGGAGGATGACCTGGCGCGGGTGCTCCTGCGGCATGGCCTCTACCCGGAGGGGCATCCAGAGCACGCCCCCACGCTCCCGCTGCTGAAGGGGGAGCCGCTCCACGTGGAGTCGTTGACACCCGGGCAGGCCGCCGAGTTCGCACACGACGCGGAGCACCTCCGGGTCATCCGGGAGGTGGGCGCCGTCTCCGTCATCGGGGTGCCCTTGATGGCCCGAGGTGAGCCGCTGGGCGTGTTCAGCTTCATCTATGCGCACTCCGGTCGGCACTACACCTCGGACGACCTGGTGTTCGCCAAGGAGCTGGCCCGCCGCGTGTCCTTGAGCCTGGAGAACGTGCGGCTCTACCGGGAGGCCCAGGAGGCCGTCCGCCTGCGCGACGAGTTCATGTCCATCGCCAGTCACGAGCTGAAGACGCCGCTGACGCCGCTGAAGCTCAAGCTCCAGGCGCTGTCCCGGGAGCTGAACCGGCATCCCGGACCGATTCCCCGCGAGGTGGTGACGAAGTACCTGGAGGTCGGCGACCTTCAAATCAAGAAGCTGACGGAGCTGGTGGACGAGCTGCTGGACGTGTCGCGCATCGCCTCGGGGCGCCTCTCGCTGGACCTGCAGCGGCTGGAGCTGGCGCCCATCGTCCGTGAGGTGGTGACCCAGTACGAGCTCCAGGCGCGCCGCGCGGGCTCGACGCTGGAGCTGGACGTGGGGACGGTGCCCTTCGAGGGGGATTGGGACCGGCTGCGTCTGGAGCAGGTGGTGATGAACCTGGTGGACAACGCGGTGAAGTACGGCCGGGGCAACCCCATCCAGGTGCAGCTGGTGCCCGTGGATGGAGGCGTGCACCTGGTGGTGCGGGACGGGGGGATTGGGATTGCGCCCGAGTCCCTGCCCAGGCTCTTCGGCCGCTTCGAGCGCGCCGTGTCCGAGCGCAACTACGGCGGCCTGGGGCTGGGCCTCTACATCACCCGCATGTTGGTGGAGGCGATGGGCGGCCGCGTCCACGTGGAGAGCACGCTGGGGGTGGGCTCCACGTTCACCGTGGAGCTGCTCTGTCATCCGCTCGAGCGCGATGCCGGGGCGACCGCGGCCCTCATGGAGGGTGCCGCGGCGAACCCCTAG
- a CDS encoding S8 family serine peptidase, which produces MSLGAYRVYEADSRDTYMEEDAEFAKMLKLAGPRMHPVTIAVTDTGIYADRPGGAYFQATEKYLRSHLAGSSGNPVSWHRKDFCRIMADGTVGSAPPITSDSMWHGTAVAGQAAWGTDMIKLVDCRVTCDFTQNLPTKQVDLEARYVAAFDFAHARGARVVNISQSGISSNADDSAFRDAMLKHSDMLFVGNAGNVRFQAAAGVFSRRRRDEIPNLLLVGGCTPDGEFERSLDGMTQGWGWSPELVDIAVPGDYQELYTVPGLARAEGLETYRDMGVSFGCPVASNIAAKMMLLCPSLTPEQLRKMIMASARTMSGLKGKNRVNGMISPMSCYEAAYRRWVPFR; this is translated from the coding sequence ATGTCATTGGGCGCATACCGAGTCTACGAGGCGGATTCTCGCGATACGTACATGGAGGAGGACGCCGAGTTCGCCAAGATGCTCAAGCTCGCGGGCCCTCGCATGCACCCGGTCACCATCGCCGTCACGGACACGGGCATCTACGCCGACCGGCCGGGGGGCGCGTACTTCCAGGCCACGGAGAAGTATCTGCGCTCGCACCTGGCGGGGTCCTCCGGCAACCCCGTGAGCTGGCACCGCAAGGACTTCTGTCGAATCATGGCGGATGGCACCGTGGGCAGCGCCCCGCCCATCACCAGTGACTCCATGTGGCACGGGACGGCCGTCGCCGGGCAGGCCGCCTGGGGCACGGACATGATCAAGCTGGTGGATTGTCGCGTCACCTGCGACTTCACCCAGAACCTGCCGACGAAGCAGGTCGACCTGGAGGCCCGCTACGTCGCGGCCTTCGACTTCGCCCATGCCAGGGGCGCGAGGGTCGTCAACATCAGCCAGTCCGGCATCTCCAGCAACGCGGACGACTCCGCCTTTCGCGACGCCATGCTGAAGCACTCCGACATGCTGTTCGTCGGCAACGCGGGCAACGTCCGCTTCCAGGCCGCCGCGGGTGTCTTCAGCCGGCGCAGGCGGGATGAAATCCCCAACCTGTTGCTCGTCGGAGGTTGCACCCCGGACGGCGAATTCGAGCGGAGCCTGGACGGGATGACGCAGGGCTGGGGCTGGAGCCCGGAGCTGGTGGACATCGCCGTCCCCGGGGACTACCAGGAGCTCTACACCGTGCCAGGGCTGGCGCGCGCCGAGGGACTGGAGACATACCGCGACATGGGCGTCTCCTTCGGGTGCCCGGTGGCGAGCAACATCGCGGCGAAGATGATGCTGCTGTGCCCCTCCCTCACGCCGGAGCAGTTGCGGAAGATGATCATGGCGTCGGCGCGGACCATGTCCGGGTTGAAGGGCAAGAACCGCGTCAACGGGATGATCTCCCCCATGTCCTGCTACGAGGCGGCCTATCGCCGGTGGGTCCCCTTCCGGTGA